One genomic segment of Streptomyces sp. RKND-216 includes these proteins:
- a CDS encoding TetR/AcrR family transcriptional regulator — MPDIKHFDPDTTLETVARLFWRQGVASTGIQDIVTATGLNRSSLYATFGGKQDLYRAALHRYIQDHSQPSFRQLAEDSRGLPAIADFFTALIEVRCSGEYAQWGCMVANAHNCAGNGDPEVRSLLIRHHQQLWDALHTALATAQNRGHLDPDTDPDASADLLALLAYGVNLRSRAGADPQELKKAVTAALASIGARRAS, encoded by the coding sequence ATGCCGGACATCAAGCACTTCGATCCGGACACGACCCTGGAGACCGTGGCACGGCTGTTCTGGCGGCAGGGTGTGGCCTCGACCGGGATCCAGGACATCGTGACGGCGACTGGGCTCAATCGATCCAGCCTGTATGCCACCTTCGGCGGTAAGCAGGACCTCTACCGCGCTGCGCTGCACCGCTACATCCAGGACCACTCCCAGCCCTCGTTCCGCCAACTTGCGGAGGACTCGCGGGGACTCCCCGCCATCGCCGACTTCTTCACCGCTCTGATCGAGGTCCGCTGCTCGGGCGAGTACGCGCAGTGGGGCTGCATGGTCGCCAACGCGCACAACTGCGCCGGGAACGGCGACCCGGAGGTCCGCTCCCTCCTCATTCGGCACCACCAACAGCTGTGGGACGCCCTGCACACGGCGCTCGCCACTGCTCAGAATCGGGGCCACCTCGACCCGGACACCGATCCCGACGCGTCGGCCGATCTGCTCGCCCTACTCGCGTACGGTGTCAATCTGCGCTCCCGTGCCGGGGCAGACCCGCAGGAACTCAAAAAGGCGGTAACTGCGGCCCTCGCCTCGATCGGCGCCCGGCGGGCATCCTGA
- a CDS encoding haloacid dehalogenase type II — translation MPAPVRLIVFDVNETLSDMSPLRARFEEVGTPGYLAETWFAGVLRDGLALTAAGGYASFQAVAEAGLRALLPGLDGWHGDLDHAVARILDGFGDLGVHPDIPDGMRQLHAAGLRLATLTNGSATTAERLLSRAGILDRFEAVLDVAAVRAWKPAAAAYRYATEWLSADPAETLQVAVHPWDIDGARRAGLQAAWLRRASPAYPHVMTAPTHTAQDLRELAGMLTS, via the coding sequence ATGCCCGCACCCGTACGGCTGATCGTTTTCGACGTCAACGAGACCCTCAGCGACATGTCCCCGCTGCGCGCCCGATTCGAGGAGGTGGGTACGCCCGGGTACCTGGCGGAGACGTGGTTCGCCGGCGTGCTGCGCGACGGTCTGGCGCTGACCGCGGCCGGCGGCTACGCGTCCTTCCAGGCCGTGGCCGAGGCCGGGCTGCGCGCACTGCTGCCGGGTCTGGACGGCTGGCACGGCGACCTCGACCACGCTGTGGCCCGCATCCTGGACGGCTTCGGCGACCTGGGCGTCCACCCCGATATCCCCGACGGAATGAGGCAGTTGCACGCTGCCGGGCTTCGCCTGGCCACCCTGACCAACGGCTCGGCCACCACCGCCGAACGCCTGCTGTCCCGGGCCGGAATTCTCGACCGCTTCGAGGCGGTGCTGGACGTCGCCGCTGTACGGGCGTGGAAGCCGGCGGCGGCCGCCTACCGTTACGCCACCGAGTGGCTGTCCGCCGACCCCGCGGAGACCCTGCAGGTCGCCGTCCATCCCTGGGACATCGACGGTGCCCGCCGCGCGGGCCTGCAGGCGGCATGGCTGCGACGCGCCTCGCCCGCCTACCCGCACGTGATGACCGCTCCCACCCACACGGCCCAGGACCTGCGGGAACTGGCTGGAATGCTGACGTCCTGA
- a CDS encoding NfeD family protein, translating into MPWFVWLLAAVGLGVAEFFTLTLVLGLLAGAALVAAVVAGLGVGLLGQLVALAVAAAAGLVLVRPVALRHMAQGPLTREGSDALIGKRAEVMHEVTATRGLIKVSGEEWSARALDESHVIPAGALVDVMEIDGVTAVVYPRELLP; encoded by the coding sequence ATGCCATGGTTCGTGTGGCTGCTCGCCGCCGTGGGGCTGGGAGTCGCGGAGTTCTTCACCCTGACTCTGGTTCTCGGTCTGCTGGCGGGCGCGGCTCTGGTAGCCGCTGTGGTCGCCGGCCTGGGCGTCGGCCTTCTCGGCCAGCTTGTCGCGCTCGCCGTCGCCGCAGCGGCGGGCCTGGTCCTCGTCCGTCCTGTCGCGCTGCGGCACATGGCGCAGGGGCCTCTCACGCGTGAGGGCAGCGACGCGCTGATCGGCAAACGCGCCGAGGTCATGCACGAGGTGACGGCAACCCGGGGCCTGATCAAGGTGTCCGGGGAGGAATGGTCCGCCCGTGCGCTCGACGAAAGCCACGTGATCCCGGCGGGAGCGCTGGTGGATGTCATGGAGATCGACGGTGTGACAGCGGTCGTGTACCCCCGCGAGCTCCTTCCGTGA
- a CDS encoding SPFH domain-containing protein: MDPMVIPILVAAALVVFLVAATVRIVPQARRYNVERFGRYRRTLQPGLNFVLPVADRINTKLDVREQVYSSDPKPVITEDNLVVNIDTVLYYQLTDPRAAAYEVADYVHAIDQLTVTTLRNVIGSMDLEETLTSREEINARLRAVLDEATGKWGIRVNRVEIKAIDPPHTIKEAMEKQMRAERDKRAAILHAEGDRQAKILTAEGTKQKDILEAQGTQQAMVLRADGEAKAVERVFQAVHRNNADPKVLAYKYLETLPHLAESDSNTFWVIPGELTEAVRTVTRAFGDRPMEGLPESAQPEEATTSDGNGASGEGSRAPELRAGPALALDATAAANEAAEQAAAAVSDAKAEAEAARGGQGPGRGRTSAG, from the coding sequence GTGGATCCCATGGTCATACCGATTCTCGTGGCGGCGGCACTTGTGGTTTTTCTCGTGGCCGCCACGGTGCGGATCGTTCCGCAGGCGCGCCGCTACAACGTCGAGCGGTTCGGCCGGTACCGGCGGACGCTGCAACCCGGCCTGAACTTCGTTCTTCCGGTGGCGGACCGCATCAACACCAAACTCGACGTGCGCGAGCAGGTGTACTCGTCCGACCCCAAGCCGGTGATCACCGAGGACAATCTCGTGGTGAACATCGACACGGTGCTCTACTACCAGCTCACCGACCCACGGGCGGCGGCCTACGAGGTCGCCGACTACGTGCATGCGATCGATCAGCTCACCGTGACCACGCTGCGGAACGTCATCGGCTCCATGGATCTGGAGGAGACGCTCACCTCCCGCGAGGAGATCAACGCCCGGCTCCGCGCCGTCCTCGACGAGGCCACCGGCAAGTGGGGCATCCGGGTCAACCGCGTCGAGATCAAAGCCATCGACCCGCCGCACACCATCAAAGAGGCGATGGAGAAGCAGATGCGGGCCGAGCGTGACAAGCGCGCGGCCATCCTGCACGCCGAAGGGGACCGGCAGGCCAAGATCCTCACCGCAGAAGGCACAAAGCAAAAGGACATCCTGGAAGCCCAGGGCACCCAACAGGCCATGGTCCTGCGAGCGGACGGCGAGGCGAAGGCGGTGGAACGCGTCTTCCAGGCCGTACACCGCAACAATGCGGACCCGAAGGTTCTGGCCTACAAGTACCTGGAGACGCTTCCGCACCTGGCCGAGAGCGACAGCAACACGTTCTGGGTGATCCCGGGCGAGCTGACCGAGGCAGTGCGCACCGTCACGCGCGCGTTCGGTGACCGACCGATGGAGGGCCTTCCCGAATCCGCGCAGCCAGAGGAAGCAACCACCAGCGATGGCAACGGCGCGTCGGGCGAAGGCAGCAGGGCTCCGGAACTCAGGGCGGGCCCGGCGCTTGCGCTTGACGCCACCGCGGCCGCCAATGAGGCGGCAGAGCAGGCTGCCGCAGCAGTGAGCGACGCGAAAGCCGAAGCCGAAGCCGCCAGGGGAGGCCAGGGGCCGGGCCGGGGACGGACGTCCGCCGGTTGA
- a CDS encoding response regulator transcription factor, producing the protein MRVSDDATTSGVAEQQTLPPSAISGGLRVSVVHPHEMVRRGLESMMQEKDFATQVTAFEDPGSAEVRMNLPGTDVVICPCDLTPEVMELVAATREQQGKTLALLESGDEQQLAVATEMPADGFLLVDEITAQSLEDSLRRLVGGDMPVPALLSKWMLGRIRSGVPARSVRPFFLTAREQETLQLLAEGYSNKQIARSLQISQHGAKRHVANVLAKLNCPNRTLAVALALREGIVDDPSDEEGP; encoded by the coding sequence ATGCGAGTCAGCGACGACGCCACGACGTCCGGGGTCGCGGAGCAGCAGACGCTGCCGCCGTCCGCGATCTCCGGCGGTCTGCGCGTGAGCGTGGTGCACCCGCATGAGATGGTGCGGCGCGGTCTGGAGTCGATGATGCAGGAGAAGGATTTCGCGACCCAGGTCACGGCCTTCGAGGACCCCGGATCGGCTGAAGTACGGATGAACCTGCCCGGTACCGACGTGGTGATCTGTCCGTGCGACCTCACACCCGAGGTGATGGAGCTGGTGGCGGCCACGCGCGAGCAGCAGGGGAAGACGCTGGCCCTGCTGGAGAGCGGGGACGAACAGCAACTCGCCGTCGCCACGGAGATGCCGGCGGACGGGTTCCTGCTCGTCGACGAGATCACCGCGCAGTCGCTGGAGGACTCCCTCCGGAGGCTGGTCGGGGGCGACATGCCCGTGCCCGCCCTGCTGTCGAAGTGGATGCTGGGACGGATACGCAGCGGCGTTCCGGCCCGTTCTGTGCGACCGTTCTTCCTCACGGCACGTGAGCAGGAGACGCTGCAACTTCTCGCAGAGGGGTACAGCAACAAGCAGATAGCCAGGTCGTTGCAGATATCCCAGCACGGCGCGAAGCGACACGTGGCCAACGTACTGGCGAAGCTCAACTGTCCCAACCGGACGCTGGCCGTTGCCCTGGCCCTGCGCGAGGGCATCGTCGACGATCCCTCCGACGAGGAAGGGCCCTGA
- a CDS encoding alpha/beta fold hydrolase, with protein MDPSTAPAAGASVPVTPTADGSRPLRLFCFPYAGGSARLFAGWEAAMPAHVRLHAVEPAGRGSRFREPPHDRIEALIQDLLPTLLAARDAPYALFGYSLGALVAFELARTMEQRFGCPPAHLCVGAFRAPHMRRTAVPDYNLPEEQFRERLRAFNGTPDAVLADDSLMELVIPILRADLAVADTYQHTAGRPLSCPITAFAGTGDEEVPVSAVAQWERHTSAAFTLKVLEGDHFFIHQQETTMLEHLSGVFEHG; from the coding sequence ATGGACCCCAGCACCGCCCCCGCCGCGGGCGCCTCCGTTCCGGTCACACCCACTGCGGACGGCAGCCGGCCGCTCCGGCTCTTCTGCTTCCCCTACGCCGGCGGCTCGGCCCGCCTCTTCGCCGGCTGGGAGGCCGCCATGCCCGCCCACGTACGTCTGCACGCCGTCGAACCCGCCGGCCGCGGCAGTCGGTTCCGCGAACCCCCTCACGACCGCATCGAGGCGCTCATCCAGGACCTGCTGCCGACCTTGCTCGCGGCCCGGGACGCCCCGTACGCCCTGTTCGGCTACAGTCTCGGTGCCCTCGTGGCCTTCGAACTCGCCCGCACGATGGAGCAGCGCTTCGGCTGCCCGCCGGCGCACCTGTGCGTCGGCGCTTTCCGCGCCCCGCATATGCGGCGGACCGCAGTACCCGACTACAACCTGCCCGAGGAGCAGTTCCGCGAACGCCTCCGCGCCTTCAACGGAACCCCGGACGCGGTGCTGGCGGACGACTCGTTGATGGAACTGGTCATCCCCATCCTCCGCGCCGACCTCGCGGTCGCCGACACCTACCAGCACACGGCGGGACGCCCGCTGAGCTGTCCGATCACCGCCTTCGCCGGCACCGGCGACGAGGAGGTGCCGGTCTCCGCCGTGGCACAGTGGGAGCGTCACACGAGTGCAGCGTTCACCCTCAAGGTCCTTGAGGGCGACCACTTCTTCATCCACCAGCAGGAAACCACCATGCTGGAACACCTGTCCGGTGTTTTCGAGCACGGGTGA
- a CDS encoding acyl-CoA dehydrogenase family protein, giving the protein MKPPNPSLDNAPRPLTDLSPAAEAWRRKVRDFARDRVAPRVRGMDEAGRLDDALVRGLFEHGLMGIEIPEMYGGGGGDLFDVVLAIEELARVDPSVAVFVDVQNALVASALLRHGSGDQKRRHLPRLASGVTGAYAISEERAGSDAFALATRAEPDGDAYVLNGRKRWITSAAEAGLFLVFARTGERPSASAPPGLSAFLVERDAPGLTVGAAVPKMGIRASSTCEVVLENVRVRRADLLGRPDDGGSLMVATLDIGKLGIAAQLVGLADGALQHALSHAEEREQFGTRIWDFQGVRFPLARLAAEVEAARVLLYNTARLLQGEAPQHERLKASSMAKYVASAVAERVASQAVETLGGAGFAGNHPVEKLYRDAKIGAIYEGTSNVQFQTIASLLSRRDGSARPDGAASVAGEE; this is encoded by the coding sequence ATGAAACCTCCAAACCCCTCACTCGACAACGCTCCCCGCCCCCTCACCGACCTGTCGCCCGCCGCCGAGGCATGGCGTCGCAAGGTCCGCGACTTCGCTCGCGACCGCGTGGCCCCCCGCGTCCGTGGCATGGACGAGGCCGGACGTCTCGACGACGCCCTGGTCCGCGGACTCTTCGAGCACGGCCTGATGGGCATCGAGATCCCCGAGATGTACGGCGGCGGTGGCGGCGACCTGTTCGATGTCGTCCTGGCCATCGAGGAGCTCGCCCGCGTCGACCCTTCCGTCGCCGTCTTCGTCGACGTGCAGAACGCCCTGGTCGCCAGCGCCCTGCTGCGCCACGGCAGCGGCGACCAGAAGCGCCGCCACCTGCCCCGGCTCGCCAGCGGTGTGACCGGCGCCTACGCCATCTCCGAGGAGCGCGCCGGCAGCGACGCGTTCGCCCTGGCAACCCGGGCCGAACCCGACGGCGACGCCTACGTTCTCAACGGCCGCAAGCGCTGGATCACCAGCGCTGCGGAGGCCGGACTCTTCCTGGTCTTCGCCCGTACCGGCGAGCGGCCGTCCGCGTCCGCGCCCCCCGGCCTCAGCGCCTTCCTCGTGGAGCGTGACGCGCCCGGCCTCACGGTCGGCGCGGCGGTCCCCAAGATGGGCATCCGCGCAAGCTCGACCTGCGAAGTCGTCCTGGAGAACGTGCGGGTCAGGCGCGCCGACCTGCTCGGCCGGCCGGACGACGGGGGAAGCCTCATGGTGGCCACTCTCGACATCGGGAAGCTCGGTATCGCCGCCCAGCTCGTCGGTCTCGCCGACGGCGCCCTGCAGCACGCCCTGAGCCACGCCGAGGAGCGCGAGCAGTTCGGCACCCGCATCTGGGACTTCCAGGGCGTACGGTTCCCGCTCGCCCGCCTCGCCGCGGAAGTCGAGGCCGCCCGCGTCCTGCTGTACAACACCGCCCGGCTGCTGCAGGGCGAGGCCCCCCAGCACGAGCGGCTCAAGGCCTCCTCGATGGCCAAGTACGTGGCCTCAGCGGTCGCCGAACGCGTCGCCTCGCAGGCCGTGGAGACCCTCGGCGGCGCCGGGTTCGCGGGCAACCACCCCGTGGAGAAGCTCTACCGGGACGCCAAGATCGGCGCCATCTACGAGGGCACCTCCAACGTCCAGTTCCAGACCATCGCCTCGCTGCTCTCGCGGCGCGACGGCTCTGCGCGACCGGACGGGGCGGCGTCGGTGGCGGGGGAGGAGTGA
- a CDS encoding FAD-dependent monooxygenase, which yields MHAKPTVLVAGAGIGGLTAALAVRLQGFPVTVLERRTSLRIETSGTGVTIWSNATSALAALGLGDEVLRAGVPIQQSRLVTERDVPVIHTPVQEYTHPGSIPGVTIARGALARVLTDACEQAGVVIRFSANITEHRSDGDQVTVRLEDGTELTGGALVGADGLRSRTAARILPDTDPVYTGVTTYRGVSDTDCGVPPGTVHLFQGRHGVNGGAWHIGGGRVTWTVGHPAPPGGQDAPGTRRARILELIDGFQGPPQCLVRNTPQDRLLRTDLYYCDWYDRWGQGPVTLLGDAAHAVTTVLGQGACQAIEDAVVLGDELGAAPGDPVAALRSYERVRRERVRSVRDTIFKVASAPRVDNRLLRPLFLRLTRHFATRNQEAMWRDLQQPPRLHATPAPDVVAQP from the coding sequence ATGCACGCGAAACCCACAGTCCTCGTCGCCGGAGCGGGCATCGGCGGTCTCACGGCGGCACTCGCCGTCCGGCTGCAGGGGTTCCCGGTCACCGTCCTGGAACGCCGCACCAGCCTGCGCATCGAGACCAGCGGCACCGGCGTCACCATCTGGTCCAACGCGACCAGTGCCCTCGCCGCCCTCGGGTTGGGCGACGAGGTACTCCGGGCCGGCGTCCCCATCCAGCAGTCCCGCCTGGTCACCGAACGCGACGTGCCGGTCATCCACACCCCGGTGCAGGAGTACACCCACCCCGGCAGCATCCCGGGCGTCACCATCGCCCGCGGCGCGCTGGCCCGCGTCCTCACCGACGCCTGCGAACAGGCCGGCGTGGTAATCCGCTTCTCCGCCAACATCACCGAGCACCGAAGCGACGGCGACCAGGTCACCGTCCGCCTCGAAGACGGCACGGAGCTCACGGGCGGCGCCCTCGTCGGCGCCGACGGCCTGCGCTCCCGCACCGCGGCGCGCATCCTCCCCGACACCGACCCCGTCTACACCGGTGTCACCACCTACCGCGGCGTCAGCGACACCGACTGCGGTGTCCCGCCTGGCACCGTGCACCTCTTCCAGGGCAGGCACGGCGTCAACGGCGGTGCCTGGCACATCGGCGGCGGCCGGGTCACCTGGACCGTCGGCCATCCCGCCCCGCCCGGCGGCCAGGACGCCCCCGGCACCCGGCGCGCACGCATCCTCGAACTGATCGACGGCTTCCAGGGACCGCCGCAGTGCCTGGTGCGCAACACCCCCCAGGACCGCCTGCTGCGCACCGACCTCTACTACTGCGACTGGTACGACAGGTGGGGACAGGGCCCCGTCACCCTCCTCGGCGACGCGGCGCACGCAGTCACCACGGTCCTCGGCCAGGGGGCCTGCCAGGCCATCGAGGACGCGGTGGTGCTCGGCGACGAACTGGGCGCCGCCCCCGGCGACCCGGTCGCGGCGCTCCGCAGCTACGAACGCGTCCGCCGCGAACGCGTGCGCTCCGTCCGCGACACCATCTTCAAGGTCGCGTCCGCGCCCCGGGTGGACAACCGCCTGCTCCGGCCCCTGTTCCTTCGCCTCACGCGCCACTTCGCCACCCGCAACCAGGAGGCCATGTGGCGTGACCTGCAACAGCCGCCCCGGCTGCACGCGACCCCGGCCCCCGACGTCGTAGCGCAGCCGTGA